One Dromiciops gliroides isolate mDroGli1 chromosome 3, mDroGli1.pri, whole genome shotgun sequence DNA segment encodes these proteins:
- the CBY2 gene encoding protein chibby homolog 2 isoform X2: MSALECSECFGDQLLQRTYTWNFTLRGSVEPFLQIHNLYSVPRCPVQASLPRLNRRTVSQHSYPLNRFSSVPICDAMEHPTSQAELELDYNLPRVQLSDEMFVFQDGRWVNENCRLQSPHFSPASSFHHKLHHKRLAKEYLLQEENKSLREENKSLREENKVLRKENKILQAFWEENRDENKGELGRAAGAASSVVVQKDNTALQVLKKDNTALQVHKKESATLQFLREENRALQLLLEQRKAHWPHPEQKTGPQEEAKPPPAPPDEAHNTSRQAGESTIPPCEEPKGPPTAHEDSKALQALRELVNNLSIPLEDIKAVPGLQEEAQSLQLLREMNQALQALREENQSLHALREENRILHEENRTLQLLREEHRAFQEENKALWENNKLKLQQKLVIDTVTEVTARMEMLVEQLYAFMPAKSKEPKKPGRV; this comes from the coding sequence CGGGGCTCAGTTGAGCCTTTTCTCCAGATCCATAATTTGTACTCCGTGCCAAGGTGCCCAGTGCAGGCCTCGTTGCCGAGACTAAACCGAAGAACCGTAAGCCAGCACTCGTACCCGCTGAACCGATTCTCCTCCGTGCCCATCTGTGACGCCATGGAGCACCCCACCTCACAGGCGGAGCTGGAGCTGGACTATAACCTGCCCCGGGTTCAGCTGAGCGATGAGATGTTCGTCTTCCAGGACGGGAGATGGGTGAATGAGAACTGTCGCTTGCAGTCCCCGCACTTCTCCCCCGCCTCGTCTTTCCATCACAAGCTGCATCACAAGAGGCTGGCCAAGGAATACCTCCTACAAGAGGAGAACAAGTCCCTCCGAGAGGAGAACAAGTCCCTCCGGGAGGAGAACAAAGTCTTGCGGAAGGAGAACAAAATCCTGCAggctttctgggaggagaaccgAGACGAGAACAAAGGGGAGCTGGGGCGGGCGGCCGGCGCGGCGTCCTCGGTGGTGGTCCAGAAGGACAACACGGCCCTGCAGGTCCTGAAGAAGGACAACACGGCCCTGCAGGTGCACAAGAAGGAGAGCGCCACGCTGCAGTTCCTGCGGGAGGAGAATCGCGCCCTGCAGCTGCTTCTGGAGCAGAGGAAGGCCCACTGGCCCCACCCCGAGCAGAAGACGGGGCCCCAGGAGGAAGCGAAGCCCCCCCCAGCTCCTCCAGACGAGGCCCACAATACTTCCAGGCAGGCCGGGGAGAGCACCATCCCCCCGTGTGAGGAACCCAAAGGGCCCCCCACCGCCCACGAGGACAGCAAAGCCCTTCAAGCCCTCCGGGAGCTGGTCAACAACCTCTCTATCCCTCTGGAAGACATCAAGGCCGTGCCGGGCCTCCAGGAAGAGGCCCAGTCTCTGCAGCTGCTCCGGGAAATGAACCAAGCTCTGCAAGCCCTGCGGGAGGAGAATCAGAGCCTGCACGCCCTGAGAGAGGAGAACCGGATCCTGCACGAGGAGAACCGGACCCTCCAGCTCCTGAGAGAGGAGCATCGGGCCTTCCAAGAGGAGAACAAGGCCCTTTGGGAGAACAACAAGCTGAAGCTGCAGCAGAAGCTGGTCATCGATACGGTGACCGAAGTCACGGCCAGGATGGAGATGCTGGTGGAACAGTTATATGCCTTCATGCCCGCCAAGAGCAAGGAGCCCAAGAAGCCCGGCAGGGTCTGA
- the CBY2 gene encoding protein chibby homolog 2 isoform X1, with amino-acid sequence MSALECSECFGDQLLQRTYTWNFTLHSKPFITCPSKIIVNSIKIPGNICLPQRGSVEPFLQIHNLYSVPRCPVQASLPRLNRRTVSQHSYPLNRFSSVPICDAMEHPTSQAELELDYNLPRVQLSDEMFVFQDGRWVNENCRLQSPHFSPASSFHHKLHHKRLAKEYLLQEENKSLREENKSLREENKVLRKENKILQAFWEENRDENKGELGRAAGAASSVVVQKDNTALQVLKKDNTALQVHKKESATLQFLREENRALQLLLEQRKAHWPHPEQKTGPQEEAKPPPAPPDEAHNTSRQAGESTIPPCEEPKGPPTAHEDSKALQALRELVNNLSIPLEDIKAVPGLQEEAQSLQLLREMNQALQALREENQSLHALREENRILHEENRTLQLLREEHRAFQEENKALWENNKLKLQQKLVIDTVTEVTARMEMLVEQLYAFMPAKSKEPKKPGRV; translated from the exons CCCATCTAAAATAATTGTAAATAGCATAAAAATACCTGGGAATAT TTGTCTTCCACAGCGGGGCTCAGTTGAGCCTTTTCTCCAGATCCATAATTTGTACTCCGTGCCAAGGTGCCCAGTGCAGGCCTCGTTGCCGAGACTAAACCGAAGAACCGTAAGCCAGCACTCGTACCCGCTGAACCGATTCTCCTCCGTGCCCATCTGTGACGCCATGGAGCACCCCACCTCACAGGCGGAGCTGGAGCTGGACTATAACCTGCCCCGGGTTCAGCTGAGCGATGAGATGTTCGTCTTCCAGGACGGGAGATGGGTGAATGAGAACTGTCGCTTGCAGTCCCCGCACTTCTCCCCCGCCTCGTCTTTCCATCACAAGCTGCATCACAAGAGGCTGGCCAAGGAATACCTCCTACAAGAGGAGAACAAGTCCCTCCGAGAGGAGAACAAGTCCCTCCGGGAGGAGAACAAAGTCTTGCGGAAGGAGAACAAAATCCTGCAggctttctgggaggagaaccgAGACGAGAACAAAGGGGAGCTGGGGCGGGCGGCCGGCGCGGCGTCCTCGGTGGTGGTCCAGAAGGACAACACGGCCCTGCAGGTCCTGAAGAAGGACAACACGGCCCTGCAGGTGCACAAGAAGGAGAGCGCCACGCTGCAGTTCCTGCGGGAGGAGAATCGCGCCCTGCAGCTGCTTCTGGAGCAGAGGAAGGCCCACTGGCCCCACCCCGAGCAGAAGACGGGGCCCCAGGAGGAAGCGAAGCCCCCCCCAGCTCCTCCAGACGAGGCCCACAATACTTCCAGGCAGGCCGGGGAGAGCACCATCCCCCCGTGTGAGGAACCCAAAGGGCCCCCCACCGCCCACGAGGACAGCAAAGCCCTTCAAGCCCTCCGGGAGCTGGTCAACAACCTCTCTATCCCTCTGGAAGACATCAAGGCCGTGCCGGGCCTCCAGGAAGAGGCCCAGTCTCTGCAGCTGCTCCGGGAAATGAACCAAGCTCTGCAAGCCCTGCGGGAGGAGAATCAGAGCCTGCACGCCCTGAGAGAGGAGAACCGGATCCTGCACGAGGAGAACCGGACCCTCCAGCTCCTGAGAGAGGAGCATCGGGCCTTCCAAGAGGAGAACAAGGCCCTTTGGGAGAACAACAAGCTGAAGCTGCAGCAGAAGCTGGTCATCGATACGGTGACCGAAGTCACGGCCAGGATGGAGATGCTGGTGGAACAGTTATATGCCTTCATGCCCGCCAAGAGCAAGGAGCCCAAGAAGCCCGGCAGGGTCTGA